The following nucleotide sequence is from Salvia splendens isolate huo1 chromosome 2, SspV2, whole genome shotgun sequence.
GTCACGCCTTTAGGGCACTATGTAGGATAAGTTTGTATCAGAAATCTATCGGGTCATATCGGATGAGAAATTTACACAGTCCGGTAAGTttatgacttttcatgcaacatttaaagtttacgagaaaaaccaaactattttaaaaatttatgacTTTATAGGCAATATGCCCTAATTAACGAGTATTATGAAGATAAAACATGGCTATTAAACCGGACCTAAATATATAACATAAGGAGAGAGATGCTACAAATACTAACATCACATAAAAcattagtactccctcctttCTAAtaaagatgacacatttttttcttttttgtttgaataaatCAAGATAACTTATTGCTAAAACTGAGAACAcgtttatctctattttattatctctcttattttactcaatctacttaacacacaaaatgaAATTGTACAAGAGAAGCATACATCGGCATTTTGTATGATGATTAATGTATGTAATTAATTGAATAGATTGATAAATTTACACAAATAGTACGTCAGTTGTTCGAACAGAAGAACATTCCCAATTATCAAAATATTATCCTACACTAGTTTATggcatattgtttttctttttttatctcGTCCACCGAGagatgtctcatttcacttataTTATATTTGGCAAGTGGACCATGCATTCTACTTGACTACTaccacttatattttattataaaattaatatatataaaagtaggtttcacattttattaactttttctatgcattttactttataaagtcaaacaatatcATAACCCGTATCAATCAGATATGAGGCATTTAATCATGGACGAAAGAAATAGTAGAGATAATAGCCATTTTAAATCgtgaaatttgatcaaattctaaTCTGTCTCgtgaattttgaaattaaaatatcaCGAAATTAGCAATTTTTCTCAATAGTCTCATCCatgacaaaacaaaacaaaaccctAAAATTAAGGCGCTGTAAAAGTTGTTGCTTTGATCCCAAGTTTTGACTTTGTAAAATCATTACAGTTATAAACTCTTCCGCGTTTGCCTGTATAACCAACCAATTCTTATCCATGTTTTTAAAGAGATTCATTTATTTTTGGcacaatatatatttatattttcccATTTATCAAATTAATCCTGGTCATTGTAGATAGagataatttatatatttatgaatGTACTATTATCTAGATTGCTTCCCGCGTTTACTCTCACATGAATTAAGTCATGCGTGCAAGCTATTTGTTGATAATCTCAACCCTCcactatttcttttttccctCTTAACCGCTTTGATTCTCTTTAAGCTTCTCCTCATCAATCTGTGTCTCCACACACATATAAATATAACATCGCTTTCCCATCCCCCCTTTATCTAAATCTCTTGAAATTCTGTACTATCCTTCCCATCCACCAATATTTGCATGGATCTTGAACCTTTCTGTGTTCGAATTCTTCATATCATACGTATTTGTATGGTTAAAGTTTTAAACACCCAAATCACTATTTCGGCTTCCTCAATACATTATCAACTCAGATTTGATCTATTTGTAATATTTTCTTACTTAGCTTCCAAGCAACCAAAGTTTATTTACACTGTTGGATGATTGAAGATCATGGGAAGCCATCTGAGCAAGAAGCCAGATCAAGAAACCCAGTCATCATCATCAAACAATCTCCCCTTGTCGAGGGAGCTGAACTCGTACTCGGCCTCCTGCAGAGTGGACGCCGATTTACAGGCGTTCGACGAGTCTCTGCAGGCCCGAACAAACAACGTGATCAGCTCCCTCGCCGCAGCTCTCTCCCTTGATTCACTCCGACAAGTCACGGAATGACTCCTCAACATGAATCAGCAAGTGGTCAAAGTCATCCTAGACTGCAAGAAAGATATTTGGAGGAATCAAGACCTGTTCGATCTGGTGGAGGATTACTTGGACAACAGCCTCGATTTCTGCGCCGCCCGAGACAGCCagctcctcatcctcctcgccCTCAACCAGTTCGAGGAGGAACGCAACGACAACGACCATGGCGCGTATTCGAAAACGCTGGAGGAGTTGAAGAATTTCAGGGACGCAGGGGATCCCTTCACCGATGAATTCTTCCAAATGTTTCAATCCGTTTACCAGCAGCAGATGCACATGCTGGATAAGCTGCATAGCACGAAGCGTAAACTGGGCAAGAAGTTGAAATGCTTTAGCTCATGGAGGAGAGTCTCGGCCATAATATTCGCGGCGGTGCTGATATGCTCGGTGGTGGCGGCAGCGACGTCGATTCCTTTGGGGTCGATGGGGAAGTGGACAGACTCGCTGATGAAGGGGTACGAGAAGGTTCTGATGGGGCAGAAGGAGATGGTGAATGTGGGGACATTTGTGACCATTAAGGATTTGGACAGCATTCGCGTGCTGATAGACGGGTTGGAGATCTTGGGATAGAGGAGATTAAGAAGAAGGTGGATGTGTTGATGAAGAGTGTGGAGGAGTTGGGGGATAACTGCAGCCGCGATATTAGGAAGGCGAGGACTGTCATTGTGCAGAGGATCATCAAATCCCCGCCTCATTCATCAGATTAATCAATTACTTGGGATCCATAtttgataataatatttttcattttagcaGTTGAAGTTTACTTGATCATAGATTATATAACTGATATGACTCATTCTTTTAATGTGATTCTTGATTTTAACATTATTAAGTTTGATTGGTTCTTAGCCAAGACTGAAGAGATGGAATAGTCAGTCTCTATATCTCCCCTTTTTGAGTTATTTTATTTGAAGTTTGATTAGCCTTTCAGGTTAACGTTCAGGGAAAGGCTGAAACAGCTTTTTATAATTCAGCACACACTCACTCAAGTATACATAGAGAGTGACTATTTCCTGTGTAGTTCTATGCTTGAATCATCAACTATGAGCACCTTGAAATCTCCAACATTGGATCTACTTCTGCCAAGCTCAACTGCAATGGCTTTGAGAAATCCGAATCTCAAACAGTCAAACCTCATGCCCTCACAGTTTTTGTCATGGTATATATGCTTTCAATTTTGTCTTATTTTTTCCACTCCAGTTTAATCTTGTGTCCAACATTGTTTGTATCCATTTCTGCAGTCTTACACCAttaatttgtgtgtgtgtgtgtgtgtgaaaactGATATACATTCTTATGAATCGGCTGTGCACCTTAGGAAAACTGGAAAAGTTTGTGTGAAGGATTAAAGTGTCGAGGATTTGGACTTGGGGGCTACACACTTTAGCTATGGTGTGGTTGGTGAGCATTTTGAGGTACATTCTCTCACCAATCTGTTaccatttttgttttttttttcaaatgcaAAAGGCTCGATGTTTCTATCTTGCGTGTTATATATGTAAAGAAATTTGGTTGGTGAGCATAATGAATTTATTTTCCAGAATATGAAGGTGGTGGTGTAATATTTTAGGTGACAAAATATGCATTGTTGGAGACTATAAAGGAAGCAGTGCCTAAAATGTGCTTGGTCAAAAGCTTACAATCAGTTGGTTGCTGCCATCAAGTTAGAAATGAAGCCCCTCTCTTCAAAATTGGATTtactatttataaattttataatcaatataATTACTATGAATAAATTATTAGTACTTATATATGCGCTATATGATGTAATCAATTgctaattaattagtaatttaaaattaagattaatttttaattattaaattaagagatctagtggttgatataatattaattggattatatattaaaattaaataattattaaataaaattaaagagtattaatgtcaattctctcttattaaaattatttcaaaactttaaatttacgttactctctcgatttaaattatttcgttcagatgatgaaatttgatgattttttatttcagttttcgtatatgttgataatcagatttttatcaacaaatacataaaaaattttcaatataatgcatgtaaaatctcaataaaactgtgttgatattttcgtgtacttgtgttgatatttgtaatacactatgttgatataaaaaaacacgaaaattatgatatcATAATAGAACGACGATCTTATccttttgttgatattgtatctattatttattaaaattcataaaatttaatcttatctacttattttaaaatctaaggatgaagatttggtcttgattttAGATTATATAAGAGGACCATATCATTTGGTTTGTTATTATTTAACATTAAATGTCTAACCTTGATTCTATTATTGATCCGATCAGATGGAATATATTCTAGAGTTTTATATGATTCTTGTTTAGTTTCATTTGTATTTAACTATTGTTAAatcctctaaattctgtccaacatcgacttggtgaagatcccatctaatctatataagtgtggataaccctcccccttatgaggccttttaaggggtgagtggcccatttctaatatggtatcagagcgggcccaagtcgatgatggttttctctttatctcttatctatctcacgagtggaagaccgatgtcctttccggcccacatcgatgatggtttctcttgcattgcctacccacgtgatggaagaccgatgtcctttccggcccacacgtgagggggcgtgttaaatcctctaaattctgtcccacatcgacttggtgaagatctcatctaatctatataagtgtggataaccctcccccttatgaggccttttaaggggtgagtggcctaTTTCTAATAACTATATTTGGGCCAAACAAGGccttattataatatttatgttaGGTGATTTTATCTTGAAAATGTGCATGAAGCTTACTCCAATTATATGATTATTAAATAGTCTGGGAGTAGAGGGCTACTGGtctcattttctattttggatacTACGAATACCAATTAGATACAGAAAGTCGTCATCCcttgaaataaaaaaaggtCACTTTACATTATTAAATGTCATCTTTTATAACAAAAAGATATTAACCTAGTAATTATCAATCTAAAAAATTGATTTAACTATAAATCTTGTCTTCATAATCAAGACAAAATGTCAAAACATGTCCCCACCCTCCATCATTTTGAGCCTTAATATTTGTTAAATCAGGggtagggctggggaaaaataccgaaataccgaaataccggccttatcgtaccgaaaaaatatcgaaaataccgaatttttggtatatcgTGACTTTCGGtatggtatgataccttaccgaaaattttcagtaaggtaacggtatggattttcaaataccgcggtataccgctgcataccgaaattcggtatataccgtaaattaaggtatataccgtaaactaaggtatataccacaaaaatataaacacaattatatataaaatatattttatatatttttaaattataaaatctaatgtgaaatataaatataattatgaataaattatatttaatttatttttaaaattataaaatataaataatattctaaaaactctaattttctattttaattgatgttgaaagtcaggtataccgaacttcggtatggtataccgaaaatgaggtacggtatcggtatggaaattcgtcataccgaaaataaggtataccgaagttcggtataccgaaaactttggtaaggtaaaggtatgatttttttgcATACCGTATTTACGGTAATGTATACGGTacggtggtttcggtaaggtataccgtacctacccacccctaattAGGAGTATGGTTTCTATCTTGAACCTCCGTAATCTTATTAACGTTTGAAAATAATTATCgtctaaattaaataaattataatcttATTAACGTTTGAAAATAATTTATCGtctaaattgaataaattatactccttctatcccataagaatatgcattcaTTACTTTTTACCACgttcccacaagaatatgcatttttctattttaaaaactaTTTTCCCTCTATTAAGGTGAGACCaattttccactaacactacagcaattatttttctttctatctctctctgactctcttttattttattaattgtgcattaaaaaaCTCGTGTCTatcccaaagtgcatattcttgtgagacggagAGAATTAGAAATTGGATTTTAAACATAATATTTACTTGTAATATTCTCTTtgtaggggagtgatcaattgctaactcactctctagttgctaactacaactaatataagatcataggattttagaaatctagtggtctaaaatttaccacgtgtaattttcatttttattaattaaatagaaaaagataaaaaactaacaaattaaggttttgaatgaaaatgtcaatatagtattttgaaaatatcaacacaatgctttgagaatgtcaacacattgcttatgTCAGCACATTGttttaagaatgacattctacatgtattatattgatatattttatatactatgttgacatttgttgttgtacgaaaaaattgaaaatttttgaaatttttttcaaattttgacatcggaatatatgcaagtgagatttCGTTAGAAtctttatgaaattatctttaatttgatatatgttgtgcgaaaaataatttaaatcgagaaagttatatacgttttaaagttatgtgatattttttaaaagttagttacaactaatttgttgtaaattgaccttgatacccttattgacgttttttgttgatcgtattaaCATTTCACGACTAATGATCTAaacccttgatttgaatatctaagaactattatttaattataattagcaattaagtattgagttagtaATATAACACTCTCCTGTCTTTATATGTCACATAAATGAAAAAGTTAATTTACCTGATATTGATTTAAACTAATATTAGGAGATGATTCCTATGTGTAAAATAATGTTTTCCATTTCTGTCTACATTTTCCATTGACCAATAAGCTTGCATAAGGCAAATAAATTACTTACCTTCGACACAATTAGTATTGTTGAAACTTGAAGCTCATACCAATTCGAGTTTAATTTGAATGATTTCATTTCTATGAAAAAGCTTGAATATTTCATTTGCGAAAAATGTAATAACACgattacaataataataataatagtacatGTAACTGCACTTAATTTATGTCACGAAATGTTCGTTGAATATTCTTTGAATATTCATAATTTGACCACATAAATCATGTATTTACAGCATAGATATTTTCGAAGATCATGAAATAGATAACAATTTTAAAACAGAAAGTCTGGCAACTTCTTCAACAAGAAAAACTCGAAGTAGTCAAGATCATAGCAAGAATGATCAATCCATCCTTGATATCGAAATAAAGTAATTTACAAAATTCGTAAAATAAGAAACAACTCCATTAATTACCATAAACTTTGCCCCAATTAACATTTCAATCTTCAACTATTGCACTAAGCTTGGCAACAAACTTGCGTTGGCCGGCGCCGCCCCCATCGCCACCAAGGAGCGGCATCTCCTTCTCACAAAACAACGCCGCCGGCTGAGCCAGCTTGGACCAGCAACAACAGCAGTATCTAATAATCCGATCATCATCATTAGTTGCCAGAGCTAAGCTCGCCTTCAAGGCCAGCGCCGCCATGTCCTCCGCCTACAGGCGCACGTTCTGCCACGCCAGCGGAAGCTCGAAGTAGATCACCCGGGCTGCAGCACCTCGTCGCCGCCCATCGCCGCCGGGAACTCGCCGAATTCCATCTCGTCGGAGCTACATATGAAGCAATCGGAATCCTGCGGCAGCAAAGCGAATTCATGGAGTTGGCCGGAGAGGAGGATTAGTTTGCTGTGCCTGTGAGAGTGGATCTTGACTCGCATGATCTGTAATTTCCCATTAATTTGGAAACAAGGGAATAAGGAATTTGGATTATTTTACTTGTAAAACACACAATCacatatatatttgttttttgtGCAAACATACGATAACGATTAGAACTaactagataaataaataaaataacataaattaaaaataaaacgtaaAAATGCGTTTGCCGGGAGTCGAACCCGGGTCTATTGCTTGGAAGGCAATTATCCTAACCGTTGGACTACAAACGCTGATGATGTAAGATTGTAATTAATTGGATATGACTGATGGTACTTTAAAATAAATTCTTGTGCTGTAATGCATCGTGAATCCTTCATTATAGGAGTATGCAATTGCGTTAAATATTTGATATAGTGCTCATTATTACAACCACAATTCCAAAATAAAATCCACAATTTACCTTTCTGCTACATCCAAGATAATTTTCACAGATAACTGTAGTTTACGAATTAGTCCAAAGTCATTGTCCTAGTAGCaaagagcttagacattattgtataaGGTGCTGAGTTCTAGctcctcttgacatcagttgtaatttcctcatttctataggagtttatttataatttcctTCTTCATATAGgagttttgattaaaaaaacaaaaaaaatgtagtTTAAGAATTAGGTTTGTTTAATTAACTAATAAAAAGATGCTATGTTCTCCCAATTTAACCATCTTCACATGTAATGGAGGATTGGAACGTCCACGAACCACGTGGCGCAAGCATGGGAATGTCTTGATTAAATTCAAACACCCCAATATGATATTTTTGAGTTGCCATTCATACACCGGATCACATTAATTACTTAGATGAAAGTCATAATTGACGACGAATCTatttattatacatatatttaaGGGCTGACGATGAcatgaataaattataaataagaaTTCAGCCGGGCTTGATTCTGAATAAAGGCAGTTTGAGTGTCATATAGAGAATGGTTAATTGTTTGTGCGTGTACCCACGAATTTGATTCCTCTTCTGATTTGATCACAATTAACGGTCGCATTAATTCATAACAAAATTGTGGCTCTTGTTTATAATTACTTTATAGTATCGGATTAATGGACCATTCACAACGGCTGTTCATCAATCATCATAATTAATTACCCTACCTCATGCCGGTAGCAGATTCTAATTTTAGATTTAAAGATGccaaaaataattacataataaaCAGAAAAAAGTAGAGACGAGCCGGTGACCAAAAATTCTCTCTTTAATTTGTTCGGCTGCGTTGTCTGGGTTAGAAGTTTTTTCTTGTAAAAAATGTTATACTCTATAGCTTTATTACATTGGGCCAtgtaataaaagaaaataaagatcatAAACTAACACAATCCATCACTGTAGATGCGTTTTTGGGTATGAAATGTTTAGTGATttgaatgaggagagaata
It contains:
- the LOC121773567 gene encoding uncharacterized protein LOC121773567, whose product is MRVKIHSHRHSKLILLSGQLHEFALLPQDSDCFICSSDEMEFGEFPAAMGGDEAEDMAALALKASLALATNDDDRIIRYCCCCWSKLAQPAALFCEKEMPLLGGDGGGAGQRKFVAKLSAIVED